In the Enterobacter cloacae subsp. cloacae ATCC 13047 genome, ATATCGGTCTTGATCGCCTTGAACAGCGTCTGGAGTCCGAGACCATCAAAGAGGTGATCCTCGCCACCAACCCCACGGTGGAAGGGGAGGCAACCGCCAACTACATCGCCGAGCTGTGCGCGCAGTACGGCGTTGACGCCAGCCGTATCGCTCACGGCGTGCCGGTTGGCGGCGAACTAGAGATGGTTGACGGCACCACGCTGTCGCACTCTCTGGCCGGACGTCATAAGATTATTTTCTGACCAAACGGAGGCGGCATTCGCAGCCTCCGCTTGAAAATTTCCCTGCTTATCCCCATCTCTCCCTCAACGTTTTACAACCCCATTAAATGGCATTGTTGAGGTCGACTTAGATGAAAGGACAAGAAACCCGTGGTTTCCAGTCAGAAGTAAAACAGCTTCTGCACCTGATGATCCATTCCCTGTATTCCAACAAAGAAATCTTCCTGCGTGAGCTGATTTCCAACGCCTCCGATGCGGCGGACAAGCTGCGTTTCCGCGCGCTGTCTAACCCGGATCTGTATGAAGGCGACGGCGAGCTGCGCGTGCGCGTCTCTTTCAATAAAGAGAACCGCACCCTGACCATCGCCGATAACGGCATCGGCATGAACCGTGACGAGGTGATCGACCACCTCGGGACTATCGCCAAATCCGGGACCAAAGCGTTCCTGGAATCAATGGGCTCTGACCAGGCGAAAGACAGCCAGCTGATCGGCCAGTTCGGTGTGGGCTTCTATTCGGCGTTTATCGTGGCGGACAAAGTGACCGTGCGTACACGTGCGGCGGGTGACAGCGCGGAAAACGGCGTGTTCTGGGAATCCAAAGGTGAAGGTGAATACACCGTTGATGACATCACCAAAGCGGATCGCGGCACCGAAATCACCCTGCACCTGCGTGAAGGCGAAGACGATTTCCTGAACGACTGGCGCGTGCGCTCCATCATCAGCAAATATTCCGACCACATTGCCCTGCCGGTTGAGATTGAAAAGCAGGAAGAGAAAGACGGTGAAACCGTGGTCTCCTGGGAGAAAATCAACAAGGCGCAGGCCCTGTGGACGCGCAATAAGGCTGAAATCAAGGACGACGAATACAACGAGTTCTACAAACACATCGTCCACGACTTTACCGATCCGCTGACCTGGAGCCATAACCGTGTGGAAGGTAAGCAGGAGTACACCAGCCTGCTGTATATCCCGTCGCAGGCACCGTGGGATATGTGGAACCGCGATCACAAGCACGGTCTGAAGCTTTACGTTCAGCGTGTCTTCATCATGGACGACGCCGAGCAGTTCATGCCGAACTACCTGCGCTTTGTCCGTGGCCTGATAGATTCCAACGATCTGCCGCTGAACGTCTCCCGTGAAATTCTGCAGGACAGCACCGTGACCCGCAACCTGCGTAACGCGCTGACCAAACGTACGCTGCAGATGCTGGAAAAACTGGCGAAAGACGACGCGGAAAAATACCAGACCTTCTGGAAGCAGTTTGGCCTGGTGCTGAAAGAAGGCCCGGCGGAAGACACCGCGAACGTAGAAGCGATCGCCAAACTGCTGCGCTTTGCCTCTACGCACACTGACTCCTCCGCGCAGAGCGTGTCGCTGGAAGAGTACGTTTCCCGCATGAAAGAAGGGCAGGAGAAGATCTACTACATCACCGCCGACAGCTACGCCGCGGCGAAGAGCAGCCCACACCTGGAGCTGCTGCGTAAGAAAGGCATCGAAGTGCTGCTGCTTTCTGACCGCATCGACGAGTGGATGATGAACTACCTGACCGAGTTCGACGGTAAGCCATTCCAGTCTGTTGCCAAAGCCGATGAATCCATCGACAAGCTGGCGGATGAAGTGGATGAAAGCGCGAAAGAAGCCGAGAAGGCGCTGGAGCCGTTCGTTGAGCGCGTGAAAACCCTGCTGGGCGATCGTGTGAAAGAGGTGCGCTTCACCCACCGTCTGACCGATACGCCGGCGATTGTGACTACCGATGCGGACGAAATGGGTACCCAGATGGCGAAACTGTTCGCCGCGGCAGGTCAGGCGATGCCAGAAGTGAAATATATCTTCGAGCTGAACCCGGATCACCCGCTGGTGAAACGCGCGGCGGATACCCAGGACGAAACCCGCTTCGCTGAGTGGGTTGAACTGCTGCTGGATCAGTCTCTGCTGGCCGAGCGCGGCACGCTGGAAGATCCTAACCTCTTCATTAAACGTGTGAATGCGCTGCTGCTGGCGTAATTGACCACGCCTCCCCTGGTCTTCTCCCTCTCCCCGTGGGAGAGGGCCGGGGTGAGGGCACCAGACCGCACTCCCCCAAATAATCTCCCCCCATTAACCGTTTCAGCCCTCCCGCCTTCCTTGAGCCGCATCCGTTCTGGTGGTATTGTTTAGCGCTTTTGAAAAATTGAATCGACTTTTGAGGGGATTT is a window encoding:
- the htpG gene encoding molecular chaperone HtpG; the encoded protein is MKGQETRGFQSEVKQLLHLMIHSLYSNKEIFLRELISNASDAADKLRFRALSNPDLYEGDGELRVRVSFNKENRTLTIADNGIGMNRDEVIDHLGTIAKSGTKAFLESMGSDQAKDSQLIGQFGVGFYSAFIVADKVTVRTRAAGDSAENGVFWESKGEGEYTVDDITKADRGTEITLHLREGEDDFLNDWRVRSIISKYSDHIALPVEIEKQEEKDGETVVSWEKINKAQALWTRNKAEIKDDEYNEFYKHIVHDFTDPLTWSHNRVEGKQEYTSLLYIPSQAPWDMWNRDHKHGLKLYVQRVFIMDDAEQFMPNYLRFVRGLIDSNDLPLNVSREILQDSTVTRNLRNALTKRTLQMLEKLAKDDAEKYQTFWKQFGLVLKEGPAEDTANVEAIAKLLRFASTHTDSSAQSVSLEEYVSRMKEGQEKIYYITADSYAAAKSSPHLELLRKKGIEVLLLSDRIDEWMMNYLTEFDGKPFQSVAKADESIDKLADEVDESAKEAEKALEPFVERVKTLLGDRVKEVRFTHRLTDTPAIVTTDADEMGTQMAKLFAAAGQAMPEVKYIFELNPDHPLVKRAADTQDETRFAEWVELLLDQSLLAERGTLEDPNLFIKRVNALLLA